GGATTGAAAACGTGTAGGCATGTACTCTGATTAGACATGGATGGTTGTGTAACTTTAATGCACTTGAACTAGTTGGTTGTTAAAATGTTTAGTAACTGTTTAGCCTAGTTAGTTTGCTTTGATATACCGGTTATATAATCTAGTTAGTTTGGAACCAAATATTGTCTTCTTCGATATACTGAGATGATAGTATAGTTACTTTGCAACCAAAGCATGAATTAATTTTAGGAGGAGATGTGTAATAACTCTGATATGACTTTGGTAGTTTATGGTTAGGCTTAATTATcgtctttctctcttctctgccTATTAATAAACACCAACCATCTCTTCCAATCTCCATCATCTTCTTTATCTCTTCTCTGCCTAAACCTTTCTCTTCTATAAACTCTTCTCTCTTCTTAGTACAATGGGTTCTCAAACTCCATATAGCCTGTCTTCTGGCTATGTAGGTCTTCTTACCAGTCAACACGAAAGTGTTGTCAATGGGAACTTCGGCTATGACAGTTTTCATTCCCAATCATCGGAGATCCCTCTCTTCAGTTCACAGTCTGACGCTCCAACTCCAGTTAAAGACACACCACCGCAGCGTGGGACGAGACAGAAGTGGACACCAGCTGATGATGAGGTGCTAATCAGTGCCTGGCTCAACACATCCAAGGATGCCATTGTCGGCAATGAACAAAAGTTACACACCTTCTGGAAAAGAGTTGCCGAATACTTCGAAGCAAGTCCTCATGTTACAAACGGTGGTCCAAAGAGGCTGCATAAACATTTGAAGTCGCGATGGCATAAAATAAATGAGTCAACCCAGAGATTCTGTGGCGCCTATGCAGCCGCAGAGAGGCAGAACCGCAGTGGTCAAAACGAGAATGATGTTCTCAAGGCCGCTCACGACATCTACCACTCTGATCACAACATAAAATTCAACCTCGAGCATGCATGGTGTGTGTTGAGGTATGACCAGAAATGGCTTAACCTCAACCCTCCTCCTAAGGCTGCTGGGAGTTCAAAGAGAAAGGATGGTGTCGAAGGTTCAGAAGCTTCTGTCtttgttggtgataatgagccCCGCCCTGAAGGTGTCAAAGCTGCGAAAGCAAGAAGGAATTCGAAGCAAGGGAGGAGTGTTGAGGATTATAAGAGCATTTGGGAAATAAAGAAGGTAGATTTCGCGGAGAAGGAGAAGTTGTCTAAGCTAGCCATACTAGACACTCTTCTGGCAAAAAAAGATCAACTCACCGAGGCTGAGGAAATTGTGAAGGATAAGATAGTGGCCCAGTATTTTTAAACCAAGGATCAACTCACCGACTCTGCATCtagtttgtttgtttgcttGTTTGCTTGTTTGCTTTTAACTTGTTTTAATCATCTACTTTGTTTGCTTCTTTGCTTCTTTGCTTGTTTAATATTCTACTTTGTTTCTTTGCGGCTATGTAATATAATGTACTTTGTTTCCACGCATGTAATATTAATCAACTTCTATGTAATATAATCAGTTTGTTTCTTGGCttctgtcttagtttttgtactttgtttatttttttttccaggtttAGCTGGACATGGGACAGTATAGCTATAGTCAGCCTTCTTCTTCTCAGCATGGGGACACAGCTGACAGTAGCTACATCGAGACAGAGGAGCTTATACGCCGAGACCAAGCTGAGATTGAGTCCAATTATCGTGAGCAGGTTCAGTATCCTCCTCAACCCGAGGTAGAGTTCGGGTTTCCTCAGGTCTGCTACTGTGGTTCTCAGCCTATTCTAGCCACTTCGAAGACCACCAATGATCCGGGAAGAAGGTTTTATACTTGTGACAATAAAGATGATGGGGACTGCCATGTCTTTAAGTGGTGGGATGTGGCGGTTATGGAGGAGATGAGAGCGAGGGATATACACACGCTGCAATTGGATCAGAAGGTAGAAGCTCTAGCATTACCCTCGGAAGGTGACTATGAGACTCAGCAGAAACTGGATGCGGTTGAGAAGATGGTGTGTGAGTTAGGCAAGAAGTGTTCAAGGGTTACCATCGGCTTTCAATACTTGGTTGGTGTTATGGGTTTCCTGTTAGTTTTAATAGGAATGGTTGTCATGTTTAAGTAGATCAAATGAGTGGTTTTAGCAAGTTGCTATTACCATCGGTTTTCATGTGTAATTTGTAATGAATTTGTACTCTTTCTCGGCTTTGCACTCTTTGAATAGTGCTCATGTTTAACTTGTAATTTGTCATCAATTTGTAAGACATGTATCATGTTAAACTTATAATTTGTAATGAATTTGTAAGACATGTATGATGTGTAATTTGTTATAACATGTGTTCCTCATTTGGTGGTTGGTAAAGTTACCAAAGAGTCACAAGATGTACTAATAGAGTCACAGGGTTTCCACAAGAAAACAACAAAGCATCACAAGCTCGTTTATGGTCACTATAAAGCATCACTCGTCGTATGCTTACTTCAAGGATCACttgtctttctttttaaaataaatcacaaGCAtatattctctttctttttttaaaaatggcttcttcttctcattaCCATTACCACAAAGATAATGGTGACGATTTTGATGACATGTTTGATGATTTTGAGGAAGACTTTGATCAAATTCCAgaaccaaaagagagaaaaaagcGTATTTTTATCGAGAGAAACCGAGAAGAAGGCCACGACAAGCTTTGGAATGACTACTTCAGCGATACTCCAACTTACTCTCACAATTTATTCCGGCGCCGGTTTCGAATGAACAAATCATTGTTCTTGAGTATTGTCCATCGTCTCTCAACAGAAGTAGCATATTTTCGACCAACCGAAGATGCAGTGGGACGAAAGAGTCTATCTCCGCTCCAGAAATGTACTGCATCAATTCGTCAATTGGCGTATGGTGGTGGAGCTGATGCAATAGACGAATATGTACGACTAGCTGAAACAACAGCTCGAAAATGTTTGCACTATTTTGCCGCCGGAATAATCCACTTGTTTGGCGATCATTATCTTAGACGTCCCANNNNNNNNNNNNNNNNNNNNNNNNNNNNNNNNNNNNNNNNNNNNNNNNNNNNNNNNNNNNNNNNNNNNNNNNNNNNNNNNNNNNNNNNNNNNNNNNNNNNTCATATACAAGTTCAttacataaattaattttgctaaataatattttataaaatctgtttTTCTTGAAATTAAATCTCTTTTTATGATtgaatgtatattttttttacttggtTTCATAATTAGTTTAGTTTCTCTACATACcattttgttttacaaatctaaaaaaaaaaatagcctctctgaaacaaaatatttataatataatttaataaaacccaCAAATATACTTATATCTCTATACTTTATTGTTGGctttgcaaaataataaaagaacacaataaaaataacataatctcatattttatatatgaaagCTAATCACATTGAACAATGACATACCAATGtcaaatttgaataacatatgaatctataatataataagtaaaaaatttacatctatctcattttcaaaaattaaaaatatatgattatgaAGAATAAACATCCACGCGGGCGCGCGGATCAAAAGCTAGTGTATCTTGTAACTTCATCGCTCTGATAACTCTCACCTAAAGCTGGGTCTAGTAGTTTTAGGGCCGAAAATTTTCTCCAAAGTCTCCAAACCTAACATTAATATGATTATATTTGAAAAGCCGACCCATAATATTTGATCATAGTGATAAACGAGACAAAAAAAACTACTAGCATGTGTGACTAAATTGCCAGCAGATCCATCTGTCTGGTTGAAGCTACTATTTTTCCTGCCACTTATTATTTCTAGTAGCAGGACTCCAAAGCTGTACACATCAGATTTCATGGAGAATTGACCGCGCATGGCATACTCAGGAGCCATGTAGCCGCTGAAAAGAGAAGCCAAGTTGCATGAGTGACGATCAAAATTGTCATTAGTGAAGTTGTATGATTATACCAGAGTTGAAGTGGTTCATGAAATGCTACATGAACTATACAGAAGAAGGGTGTGACGTGGAACTGGTTGGAGTGTTTCAAGATGCAATCATGCAAACATTAAAAAGGATATACTTTGGAGCTGATTATGGGAAGTATTGGAAAAGAAGTAATCGACCATACACAATAAGGGAGATTGACTTATTCCTTGAATATCACAAAAAAGTTTCTAGTTTATAGATATCTAGGTCTGTGTTTTCTAAGTATATAGAGGCATGTGGGAATCAAATGTTCTGTTTAACACACTAAGAGAGTTCTTAGCGGAGATAATTTTGGTGAGTCCGTGTATGTTGAAGCAAAACACTAGGAGTTAGGAGCGTGAGAGATTAAAGGAACTTGGTACAGATCTTTGCAAACAAGTGACTAGATCAGCCAGTCGAGGTTTGTCTTAAGTTTGGTGAGGAATTTATTTTGAGTGAAATTTGTAAGGGCATATACATGTATTAATCTAGtcgtatgaaaaaaaaatttccggTGTTATAGTGTGCTCTAGTTCGTGTAGTAGATGACTCTCACATTTATAAGTAGTAAGTGTAAAAATCACTTACAAGGTTCCAGCTATCTTGCTAGTATTTGCTCGAGTTTGCTCCATCCTGAAAATCCTTGCCATGCCAAAATCCGCTATTCTTGGGTTCATATCACCATCTAGAAGAATATTGCCAGGTTTGAGATCACGGTGTATGATTGTGAATCTTGAATCTTGATGAAGGTAGAGAATCCCTCGAGCAATCCCCCCCAATGATATTGTACCTTCTTGTCCAATCGAGATATCTTTTCTTTATTGGATCTGCTCAGTACAATATTAACAACAAATCTAGATTTCaaaaatgataataagaatTCCAAGTAAAAATTAGAAACTAACCAAAGAGGAAATAGTCAAGACTATTGTTGGGAACAAACTCATAGACAAGTATTTGTTCATCGCCTTCCACGCAAAACCCAAGAAGGCTAACTAGATTTCTATGGTGAAGCTTCGCCACCAGAACAACTTCATTCTTGAACTCTTGTGTGCCTTGTCCTGAATTTATGGATAGTCACTTCACCGCAATTTCAGCTCCGTTTGGTAATGTTCCCTACAATATACATATCTACCGCTTTTTAGCTTCCTTTAAAAATAGGGGCAGTCATAGATataaacaaagattaaataTACCTTGTAAACTTCACCAAATCCACCCTGGCCAACTTTATTGTTCTCCGAAAATGTGTCAGTTGCGGCTTCAATTGTCTTAAAATCAATTTGCAATGGCTGCAGACTTGTTATATCATCATAATTAGCTGCAGCAACAGATGGATGGTGTTATGAGAATACATATGTGTACTCTGTTTCAAAATGGAAAAGGTAAAGGCAGCTAACTTTCTTGATTAAATTTTTGGTATGATTGCCTTCTCTTCAAAACAAGCAATCCTAAAGCTACCAGCGCGATAAATATTACAGTGGATACAATGATTGCCACTATAACCCCTGTCGAAATCGTTTTGCCAACTGGGGGAGGAGGAGGTAATTCTTAAGGAGGAAGGGACGATGCTATGTTACGGAAAGCATTGCGAAAAGGGTAAAGATCAAACCGGAAAAAGTAAGCCGGTCTCCTGATGCTTCCTCCTGCTTTCCTACTGCAACAGCTTTGGAAGTAACCAACATTTTGACGAAGACAAGCATTACAATCCGCTGAAGAAATCTCCGGGATACACTGCACTAATGCATATATTTCTTCGGAACCGGACAAAGGAGTTGTATTCGCTGCATAATGTCAGCCTGCAAGCGACCCtgtaaaaaagtttattttatttgttaaatatcAATTTAATTGGTGAAATTATAGTAAAAGATTTTATGATTAACTAAATCTAATTTAAATacaataagaataaaaaaattcttgtaCAATTCTCAattgtttattaataaaacttaatttacacataaaaatcaattttcttttttttataccaatttttttttactttaatttaaggtaatacaataaataaaagttgagaaaaaaattataaaagggTCTTTGTTTTATATTTCGCCTAAGGTCATTAAAGTTTTTAAGACGGCACTGCCTACGCACCATAAAACTTTCCCATGTTCTATTATACTCTGCAACATCTCCGGTTACATTTTCATGAAAAATGTATTGTTCTATTGGCTGTAGATCGATCTGGTTGAAACCAGAGGCGGACCTACGTTGTCCATTGGGGTGTCACCTGACACAggttaaaaataaattctagTGTTTTCACGATGTATATCAACAGACGATGCAGCTCATTTGGTTCTTGTTGCCTTCTATTCTGACACAACAAAGCACAAGTTCGAAACCTTTGATGTATGTTTTTTTGGCTAACTTTCCTTAATTATTAGTATTCGGCCCAAACCAAATTTTAATGACCCACCTTAAAAATGAACATGGGTCCGCCACTAAAACCGAACAAAACAGATTGTCTCTTCTTCGGATCTCCAGAACCATGAGTCGGTCTGGTTCGGACAGCTTCGTAAACCAGCAGACGCAGGTTGAATACAATTGGAACATACCTTTGGATGAGTCCCTGGGAGACAGAGGCCTAAAGCATAGATCCTTCCGGGGCCTTCACCAACAGAGACGTTATAGTAGCCTTCTCGAGAGCTGACGTTGGAAGCAAGAGTTGAGTGGATGAGACGACGATTTGTATCGTAAGTGCCGTTTGGTGTGAAAAACAGCGAGCCTCCACATATTTGGGCAGAGCCAGAGCCGAAGCTAGATGCTAGGAGAAAAAATAGGATTGACAGGAAACTGTTCATATACATTTAGGAGACTGACTTTGCTCAGATACTCGTTGCAGATCATTAAATAAGGCAAACTTTCATTATACTATAACATTAAGGAACGTTGATTTCGTCAAAAGAATGAGTGTTGAGTATTTGAGTCAACCTTTTAAGTATGTATAGACACGTAAAATTGGGTCCTGAACTATTTATatccataattttaaaaatgtgttgCGTGCCCTACAGAACTAATGTTGACGTCATATTCCGGTACAGAATCAACGAAGAGTAACAATAGGGGAAATTATCATTTACGGATTGATTAAACGAATCTCTAATCTCTGTAGTGTTAAGTCCAAATGATGTcgttttgaataaaattaaaaattgtttctgAAAGGAAGCGAATCCTTGGCCAAAGCTAAACTCGTTGTAAACCTGAAACACTAGACCATTTACAATTTTCTTGActtgaataaatattaatagaaGATAATATTAAACCTCTAAATCATCTCTTCCCACTCTAAATCCTTAAATCTCTAAATATATATTGTGCAATAATACGTGGACTAGAGTTTAATCCGCGCCAAACGCggatattttttaattttatatataacttactTTTTGTATTGTCGTTATCATAAAGGTaactttttctttcattttaacaaataatacatatttttaaaagaatagtattttattaatgTATATGATAAGTACATTACAcactattttattttgctaaacattttgatttatatattaaatttaaatttattattatttaacacaTTATCTAATTATATATGACTGATCatggttattttttttatttacaaatgcAACATTATATTCTTGAAGTTCTAAACTTTACAATTTTacaaaaggtatatatatatgtatacgtTATTAGTCttgttatttattatgtttctaACAAACCAATATTCACCTTTGATTAATAACTCTGATTTAGTGTTAAGAAAATTGGATTTGGCATGTGAGTTAAGTATGATTTTTAAGAACTAACTAGACCTTAACCCGTCCGACCGGACgggtatttatatttatgtttttagtttttatattaaatgatgtatttgtaatatttaaatataaatctagattgaaaattaatatttgcatttgtaataaaaattaaaattctaataaaatattctgatatgaattttttaatttcctaattaaaataatataaaggtggatcatatttttttcaattctaaaatcttagcatcccataaaaacaaataatatgaatttatatacataaaatatataaacatatttggaactataatttctattaaaatctattaaatttgTTAAAACAATAATCTTGCgttgttgttttttatttctagaGCTTGACTCGTGAgcgtataaatattttctttcattttaatttcttttgtactaaatgaataatatatatatatatatatatatatatttgtaaactaaaatgtattacataattgttaatataacatttaaataaataatttttttattttattattttgaataattatattttatgattttaatcgtctattatatcatagtatatcatataaacaaatccaatatttatatataattgaacTTATATTAGGAAGCCAACGTTAGATAATCAAAAGAAAAGCTAAAAAGAGCATCCCCTAGTCCCAGGGGCTGATCCAAGATTTTTTATAGTATGGGGCACATAGCCATTTTCTCATAACTAAAAGCTTAGCATATATATACTTAAGCAAACATACACTAATTActaatgagaaaaaaaacagGAGATAAAGGTCAACTAAGCCTCGAACACCATGTCTAGGAGAGTTCCTTTCTCACCAAGACGcgttcttgttttcttttaggTTATAGGCTATATAGCCAATGATTATAATGACACCTAACTGCATATGTTAGGAAATCTCCTTGTTCTAAAACGCGGACGCCCAGCTGCGTAGGCGCCCGCCTAGACGCTACCCAGACCCTCTCCGCCGTGATTTTGCCCAAACCGGGAAATAAAATCGAGAGCCAATTAATCGGCTCAGAAATCAATTAATCGGCCCATTAACCAACTAATCGGCGAATAATCGGCCTAATAATTAAACTGTAAGATATTTTGAGCTTTAATAGAAAGCCCATATCCTACCTACCTATTACCAAGCGAGGAGACAACTATATATAGTAatcttaataaattttaaacgacaatatatgatttatatacgTATATAGCTAACTGAGAAACTTTCAGTATGTCCAACACATACAAAATAACTTGAATCTAGAAAATTCTttgattaacaaaattttaaaactggATTTGCTTGTGTTATACGGAAAATGATACCCACGGTTTAGTTGGGAATGGTGCACACAATTGTCATATATGAAGAGAAGAATTAAGAATTTCAACGAGGAGTGACTATAGAATAAGAAACAGAGTTGTATCTAGAATGGCCCGGCTCGGATCCATAGGTTAAAGGGTCTAAATTTGATCTGTTCCTTAGGAAACATCCAGGTGCTCGAGGCATAGGTAGAACAGTGGAGCTATTGGTAAGCATTTGAAATATTGTAGACATTTCTGGACGGTGTGCAGGAGTCTCTTGAACACATAGTAGTCCTATATGGATGGATCTAATTACTTCATCCTTCTCATAATTGTCCCTAATCGCAGGGTCGATGAGATCTAAATGTGCTTCATTGTTCCAAAGCCTCCAAACCTGGTTAAACAACTCATATTCAGGAGGTGAtcacaattaaaataaattaagatttTGATTTGACTTTTTCTTACATGTGTCACCATATTTCCACCAGAATCATCATCAAGATGATAGAAGCTACTGTTCTTCTTGCCACAAACAATCTCCAGAATCAATACTCCAAAGCTATAGACATCAGATTTGGTAGAGAAATGCCCACACGTCACATACTCTGGAGGCATGTAACCGCTGCAAATTACACAAAACAATGTTCATGTTTAATAAGAAACAGAAAGCGTTCATCAGTATGTGTCCATTTAAAGCAAAGAGAATAGTAAATACTAACAAGGTTCCAACAACTCTTCCGGTGGTGTCTTCAGTTTGGTCCACTCTAAAATTCCTTGCCATTCCGAAATCTGCTATTTTAGGATTCATATCAGAATCGAGAAGAATGTTACTCGCTTTGATATCACGGTGTATGATAGTGAGCCTTGAGTCTTGATGAAGATAGAGAAGCCCCCGCGTAATCCCTCCGATGATGTTGTACCGTCTTCTCCAGTCTAGCTGACTCTTCTTTGTTGGATCTGCATTAACCTAAGACTTTAAGAGAATGtactaaaagaatataattaaacatatatattgtttatttgttattaCCAAAGAGGAAATAATCAAGGCTCTTGTTTGGAACAAACTCGTAGACAAGTATTCGTTCATCTCTTTCTAAGCAAAACCCATGCAGCCTAACAAGATTCTTGTGTTGAAGCTTAGCCACAATCACAACCTCGTTCTTAAACTCTTGTGTGCCTTGTCCTGAATCTCTTGATAACCGCTTTACCGCAATCTCGGTTTCATTTGGTAGCATTCCCTACAAATGTGCATGTGAGGTAACTTCTTATTTCTTAGCTTCCATGACAATTTAGCAGTCATATATACAAGTAGAGCTCATATATATACCTTATAAACTTCACCGAATCCGCCTTGACCTAGCTTGTTGTTCCTCGAAAATTTATCTGTTGCCACTTCAATTGTCGCAAAATCATATTGTAGGGACTGTGGACTAGTCATGTCATAATCAGCTGTCACAAGTCACAACATAGATATGATGGTTACTATTATGCAATCTAAataggtaaaaataaaaacttaagaAAAGGTAACTCACTTTcaagttttgactttttttGCAATCTCTTCCAAATAACTAATCCAAAAGCAAGCAGCACCACAAATGTAACCACAGAAACAACAATCGCCACAATAGCTCTTGTAGCAATCTTTTTTCCATCTGGAGGAGGAGCAGGAGGGGGAGGAGAAGGATAAGTAGGAGGAGGCGGCGGAGCAGGTTTAGAATGTGTGTCATTAAAAGCATCAAAGGCACCAAGATACGCATAACCATCCCACTGGAAAAAGCATACCGGTTTTGCAACGCTTCCACCTATGTACCCATTGCAGCATCTTTGGTATGCACGTACATTTTCTTGAAGACAAGATTCACATTCCTTGGAAGATATCCCCGGAATACACTGCATCAGCGCGTAAACATTATCATCAAGTCTCTCACCTATCCTAGGGGATACATCAGCCAGGTATCTAGATCCAGATTGACCGACTTGGGTGATCATAGATTCCATGAACGAGTTCCATACTCTAGTATAAGTTGTAACGTTACCCGTGTATATTCCAGTATCGTAATCTGCTTCTGTCGGCTCTAGATCGCTCCGGTTGAAAAACGATATGTTGGAGTAACGAACGAAACAGAGCGTCTTGTCGGCTCTCCAGTCCCATGAGTCGGTCTGGTTCGGACAACTTTCTAGTAAACCATCGGATGCGGTTTGGATACAATCGGAACATACCTCTGGATCAGTCCCTGGTATACAGAGGCCTAATGCATAGATCTCTCCAGGGCCTTCACCGACCGAGACGTTGTGGTAGCCGTTTCGAGAACTGACTTGGGATGCAA
This genomic stretch from Raphanus sativus cultivar WK10039 chromosome 3, ASM80110v3, whole genome shotgun sequence harbors:
- the LOC108844171 gene encoding uncharacterized protein LOC108844171, translated to MGQYSYSQPSSSQHGDTADSSYIETEELIRRDQAEIESNYREQVQYPPQPEVEFGFPQVCYCGSQPILATSKTTNDPGRRFYTCDNKDDGDCHVFKWWDVAVMEEMRARDIHTLQLDQKVEALALPSEGDYETQQKLDAVEKMVCELGKKCSRVTIGFQYLVGVMGFLLVLIGMVVMFK
- the LOC108838948 gene encoding glutathione S-transferase T3-like, producing the protein MGSQTPYSLSSGYVGLLTSQHESVVNGNFGYDSFHSQSSEIPLFSSQSDAPTPVKDTPPQRGTRQKWTPADDEVLISAWLNTSKDAIVGNEQKLHTFWKRVAEYFEASPHVTNGGPKRLHKHLKSRWHKINESTQRFCGAYAAAERQNRSGQNENDVLKAAHDIYHSDHNIKFNLEHAWCVLRYDQKWLNLNPPPKAAGSSKRKDGVEGSEASVFVGDNEPRPEGVKAAKARRNSKQGRSVEDYKSIWEIKKVDFAEKEKLSKLAILDTLLAKKDQLTEAEEIVKDKIVAQYF
- the LOC108844170 gene encoding putative cysteine-rich receptor-like protein kinase 32, with translation MFLNNIFSIILCFVLAVSFGYVSAQRCGNSLLFRPNSAYDTNRRLVLSTLASQVSSRNGYHNVSVGEGPGEIYALGLCIPGTDPEVCSDCIQTASDGLLESCPNQTDSWDWRADKTLCFVRYSNISFFNRSDLEPTEADYDTGIYTGNVTTYTRVWNSFMESMITQVGQSGSRYLADVSPRIGERLDDNVYALMQCIPGISSKECESCLQENVRAYQRCCNGYIGGSVAKPVCFFQWDGYAYLGAFDAFNDTHSKPAPPPPPTYPSPPPPAPPPDGKKIATRAIVAIVVSVVTFVVLLAFGLVIWKRLQKKSKLETDYDMTSPQSLQYDFATIEVATDKFSRNNKLGQGGFGEVYKGMLPNETEIAVKRLSRDSGQGTQEFKNEVVIVAKLQHKNLVRLHGFCLERDERILVYEFVPNKSLDYFLFDPTKKSQLDWRRRYNIIGGITRGLLYLHQDSRLTIIHRDIKASNILLDSDMNPKIADFGMARNFRVDQTEDTTGRVVGTFGYMPPEYVTCGHFSTKSDVYSFGVLILEIVCGKKNSSFYHLDDDSGGNMVTHVWRLWNNEAHLDLIDPAIRDNYEKDEVIRSIHIGLLCVQETPAHRPEMSTIFQMLTNSSTVLPMPRAPGCFLRNRSNLDPLTYGSEPGHSRYNSVSYSIVTPR